Proteins found in one Paenibacillus borealis genomic segment:
- a CDS encoding MFS transporter, whose product MNSSGTAFSKFLLLWSGQLISAIGSGLTSFGLGIYIYQQTGQASAMALVTLLAFMPSLLLSPVAGVLADRYDRRLLMVLGDSLSATGLIFILICLLNGEAQLWQICIGVTISSVFSSLLDPAYKATVTDLLSEEQYTKASGFVQVAGSAKYLISPVIAGFLLVVSDVKLLLIIDICTFFVTVATTLAVRSGLASKQPEQAQAFIREFKDGWRAVSGKRGVLVLVIMTSVMTFFIGFIETLSMPMILSFSDSAVLGTLETIIASGMLVSSVIIGMLPMKKGFVRILSVSLFGSGISMAAFGLRENIVLISISGFLFFAMLPFTNTALDYLVRTNIDNSVQGRAWSLIGLVSQLGFVAAYTLSGVLADYVFTPLLVTGGVLAGSVGEVIGTGSGRGMGLLIIIAGLLLSAASLIIYNLKSIRSLENRGDVCTTE is encoded by the coding sequence GTGAATAGTTCCGGCACAGCCTTCAGTAAATTTCTGCTGCTCTGGTCAGGACAGCTGATTTCAGCAATAGGAAGCGGGCTTACCTCGTTCGGGCTGGGCATTTATATTTATCAGCAGACCGGTCAGGCATCCGCGATGGCACTGGTCACTTTGCTGGCGTTTATGCCCTCGCTGTTATTAAGCCCTGTGGCGGGAGTGCTGGCGGACCGCTATGACCGCAGGCTGCTGATGGTACTCGGCGACAGTCTTTCCGCAACAGGGCTTATTTTCATTCTAATCTGTTTACTGAACGGAGAAGCGCAGCTGTGGCAGATTTGTATAGGAGTGACTATTAGCTCGGTGTTCTCCTCGCTGCTTGATCCGGCTTACAAGGCTACGGTTACGGATCTGCTCAGCGAGGAGCAATACACGAAGGCTAGCGGTTTTGTTCAGGTGGCTGGTTCAGCCAAATATCTGATTTCGCCTGTCATCGCCGGATTTCTGCTCGTTGTTTCAGATGTGAAGCTGCTGCTGATCATCGATATCTGCACATTTTTCGTAACTGTTGCTACAACGCTTGCTGTACGCAGCGGTCTTGCTTCCAAGCAACCGGAACAGGCTCAAGCGTTTATCCGCGAATTCAAAGACGGCTGGAGAGCTGTTTCCGGTAAACGGGGCGTGCTGGTGCTTGTGATTATGACCTCTGTAATGACATTTTTTATTGGATTCATTGAGACCCTGTCCATGCCGATGATTCTGAGCTTTTCGGACAGTGCTGTATTAGGTACGCTTGAGACCATTATCGCCTCGGGGATGCTTGTATCGAGTGTGATTATAGGAATGCTGCCGATGAAGAAGGGTTTTGTCAGAATCCTGTCAGTGTCGCTGTTTGGCTCAGGGATAAGTATGGCAGCCTTCGGACTCCGGGAGAATATTGTGCTGATCAGTATTTCGGGATTTCTCTTTTTTGCCATGCTGCCGTTCACGAACACAGCCTTGGATTATCTGGTCCGCACCAACATCGATAATTCCGTTCAGGGAAGAGCGTGGTCATTGATTGGATTGGTGTCACAACTGGGGTTTGTCGCCGCTTATACGCTATCCGGTGTGCTGGCGGATTATGTGTTCACTCCATTACTGGTGACAGGCGGAGTGCTTGCCGGCAGTGTGGGGGAGGTCATCGGCACAGGCAGCGGGCGGGGCATGGGACTGCTCATTATCATTGCAGGCCTGCTGTTAAGCGCAGCCTCGTTAATCATTTATAATTTGAAATCGATCAGAAGCCTTGAGAACAGGGGTGACGTATGTACTACCGAATAA
- a CDS encoding class I SAM-dependent methyltransferase, which translates to MNARNSTYNFQNVSIGAEAELLRLQEQALMGWNKEYRTLQQFGLTDGMKVLEAGAGPGFVTGQLLEHLPHSEITALDIDDALLEEAKLRLSHIHESRLTFAHASVYETGLPDNQYDFVIARLIFLHLHNPQQAAAELRRVLKPGGKLVIIDVDDGMFGAIEPEIGVMPAIIQKLVQQQASRGGNRNIGRSLPRLLSGSGYTDVDMDAILQHSDLHGIEGFKRQFDINRFTGFYKTGIITEYEYEELNRAYEQFCRSPDAHAMMLFFMACGTKP; encoded by the coding sequence GTGAACGCACGTAACTCAACGTATAATTTCCAGAATGTCAGTATCGGAGCAGAAGCTGAACTGCTGCGCTTGCAGGAACAAGCTTTGATGGGCTGGAATAAAGAGTACCGCACTTTGCAGCAATTCGGATTGACAGACGGGATGAAGGTTCTGGAGGCCGGTGCAGGTCCGGGATTTGTCACGGGTCAATTGCTGGAGCACCTGCCACACAGTGAGATCACAGCCCTCGATATCGATGATGCTTTACTTGAAGAGGCTAAGCTCAGATTAAGCCACATCCACGAATCACGGCTTACCTTCGCCCACGCTTCGGTGTATGAGACTGGACTGCCTGACAATCAATATGATTTTGTTATTGCCCGTTTAATCTTTCTTCATCTACATAACCCGCAGCAGGCAGCAGCAGAACTTAGACGTGTCCTCAAACCTGGCGGCAAATTGGTCATTATCGATGTGGACGACGGGATGTTCGGGGCAATTGAGCCTGAAATCGGGGTTATGCCTGCTATTATCCAAAAGCTGGTCCAGCAGCAGGCTTCAAGAGGCGGAAACCGCAACATTGGCCGAAGCCTGCCACGCCTGTTATCCGGCTCCGGCTATACAGACGTAGATATGGATGCCATCCTCCAGCACAGCGATCTGCATGGTATAGAAGGCTTCAAGCGGCAATTTGATATTAACCGGTTCACCGGGTTCTATAAGACAGGTATCATTACGGAATATGAGTATGAGGAATTGAACCGAGCTTATGAACAATTCTGCCGTTCCCCGGATGCGCATGCGATGATGCTATTTTTTATGGCCTGCGGTACTAAACCTTAA
- a CDS encoding ABC transporter permease yields the protein MYYRIIRNDILKSKGITMTTMIFVAAAAMLVSLSAILVVNLSGAIDTLMKQAGTPHFMQMHSGELDKARFTAFAEQNSKVDEFQVLDFLNVEGARIIIDGKSLADSVQDNGFSTQSGKFDYLLDLDGNVITAADGEVYVPVTYMKDGTAKVGSTIAVAGKNFTVAGFLRDSQMNSLLASSKRFLVSPHDYAEIKDSGSTEYLIEFRLKDLSTLGAFETDYTAAGLEANGPTITYPLFKMLNAISDGLMIAVILLASVLVVVIAFMCIRFTLLATIESDYREIGVMKAIGLRVSDLKKIYLAKYAGVAALGSILGFALSFVFRGLLLENIRLYMGESENSALALGCGVIGVLLVFLAVTAYVYRVLTRFRKISPAEAIRFGTSQDHPAGSKRFNLSSNRLLNTNIFLGVKDVLSRKSLYGTMLAVLVISAFIMIVPQNLYNTIASKSFITYMGIGDSDLRLDIQQTGNIAEKAADIAQVMDQDAAISRYAVLTTQALKVKLGDGSEERLKVELGDHSVFPVAYSQGNGPAAGHEIALSAVNADELGKKPGDALTLMIDGEARELTVSGIYSDVTNGGKTAKAVFSTKSAEVMWSVIYAELTDSSLTGSKVTEYADRFNYAKVSGIDEFVTQTFGSTISSVGKASWAAIAVMLFINVLITLLFMRMLVAKDRHSIAVMKSLGFTNSDLTVQYFSRSLFVLLIGMVLGTLLANTLGQVLAGVLISSFGASSFKFVINPLSAYVLCPLMMAGSVLTATIIGTAGTGRIQISGNIKE from the coding sequence ATGTACTACCGAATAATCCGCAATGATATTCTCAAAAGCAAAGGGATTACCATGACCACCATGATCTTTGTGGCTGCCGCGGCTATGCTGGTTTCTCTGTCTGCGATACTGGTCGTCAATCTGTCCGGGGCCATTGATACGCTGATGAAGCAGGCCGGAACACCGCATTTCATGCAGATGCATTCCGGTGAACTGGATAAGGCGCGGTTTACCGCCTTTGCCGAGCAGAACAGCAAGGTTGACGAATTTCAGGTGCTTGATTTCCTTAATGTCGAAGGTGCACGGATTATAATCGACGGCAAATCGCTTGCGGACAGCGTTCAGGATAACGGCTTCAGCACGCAAAGCGGGAAATTTGATTATCTGCTGGACCTGGACGGAAATGTGATTACGGCAGCTGACGGTGAGGTCTATGTTCCGGTTACCTATATGAAGGATGGAACCGCAAAGGTTGGGAGTACGATTGCTGTAGCCGGCAAGAATTTTACCGTAGCAGGGTTTCTGCGTGATTCACAGATGAATTCACTGCTCGCCTCGTCCAAGAGATTCCTCGTTAGCCCGCATGATTATGCGGAAATTAAGGATTCAGGAAGCACCGAATATCTGATTGAGTTCAGACTCAAGGACTTGTCCACGCTTGGCGCATTTGAAACAGATTACACCGCAGCAGGCCTTGAAGCCAACGGACCGACCATTACCTATCCGCTATTCAAAATGCTTAATGCCATATCCGACGGACTCATGATTGCAGTCATCCTGCTGGCAAGCGTCCTGGTGGTTGTTATTGCATTTATGTGTATACGCTTTACGCTTCTTGCAACCATAGAAAGTGATTACCGCGAGATCGGTGTGATGAAAGCCATCGGATTACGTGTTTCAGACCTGAAGAAAATCTATCTTGCGAAATACGCAGGTGTGGCGGCGCTGGGCAGTATTCTCGGATTTGCGCTTTCATTCGTATTCAGAGGTCTGCTGCTTGAGAATATCAGGTTATACATGGGGGAGAGTGAGAACTCTGCGCTTGCCTTAGGCTGCGGGGTCATTGGTGTACTGCTTGTATTCCTTGCGGTTACCGCTTATGTGTACAGGGTGCTGACGCGCTTCCGGAAGATATCCCCCGCAGAAGCCATCCGCTTCGGCACTTCACAGGATCATCCGGCGGGATCGAAACGTTTCAATCTGAGCAGCAACCGGTTGCTGAACACGAATATTTTTCTCGGTGTCAAGGATGTCCTGTCCAGAAAAAGTCTATACGGCACAATGCTCGCTGTACTCGTGATCTCCGCATTTATTATGATTGTTCCCCAGAACCTCTACAACACGATTGCCTCCAAAAGCTTCATCACCTACATGGGAATCGGGGACAGTGATCTGCGCCTGGATATTCAGCAGACTGGCAATATTGCTGAGAAGGCGGCAGATATTGCACAGGTCATGGATCAAGACGCGGCCATCTCCCGGTATGCAGTGCTGACAACGCAGGCTCTCAAAGTGAAGCTGGGGGATGGATCGGAAGAACGCTTAAAGGTTGAGCTTGGCGATCATTCGGTCTTCCCGGTGGCCTATTCCCAGGGAAACGGACCGGCTGCTGGCCATGAAATTGCCCTCTCCGCTGTGAACGCGGATGAACTGGGCAAGAAGCCAGGCGATGCTCTTACCCTGATGATCGACGGGGAGGCCCGGGAGCTCACGGTAAGCGGCATTTATTCGGATGTGACCAATGGCGGGAAAACGGCCAAAGCCGTGTTCAGTACGAAATCAGCGGAGGTCATGTGGTCCGTTATTTACGCAGAGCTGACGGATTCATCTCTAACCGGCAGCAAGGTAACCGAATATGCGGACCGTTTCAATTATGCGAAGGTGTCAGGCATCGATGAATTCGTTACGCAGACCTTCGGCTCTACCATCAGCTCAGTAGGTAAGGCCTCATGGGCTGCCATTGCAGTGATGCTGTTCATAAATGTACTGATTACGCTGTTATTTATGCGGATGCTTGTGGCCAAGGACCGGCATTCCATTGCCGTCATGAAGTCACTCGGTTTTACAAACTCGGATTTGACAGTACAGTATTTCTCACGTTCGCTATTTGTCCTCCTTATCGGGATGGTTCTCGGCACATTGCTGGCAAACACGCTCGGGCAGGTACTTGCGGGTGTATTGATTTCCTCATTTGGAGCTTCATCGTTCAAGTTCGTAATCAATCCGCTTTCGGCGTATGTGTTATGCCCGCTGATGATGGCAGGTTCAGTGCTGACTGCCACGATTATCGGTACAGCAGGAACAGGACGAATTCAAATATCCGGGAATATTAAGGAGTAG
- a CDS encoding tryptophan--tRNA ligase: MSKEIVLTGIKPTGKVHLGNYIGAIKPALQLAGAGDCTSLYFIADYHGLTFIQDREEFNHLSYSIAGTWLALGLDPDRVIFYRQSDVPEIFELSWILACLTSKGLMNRAHAYKAIHEQNIQLGVDADTGVNMGLFTYPVLMAADILLFQSDKVPVGKDQIQHVEIARDIAEGFNRIYGDTFKLPDYMVDESTAVIPGLDGRKMSKSYNNTIPLFETPENLKKLISKIKTDSTPPQEPKDPDTSNIFLLYKEFAAPAQVQDFRNQYLSGISWGEAKQELFQVINAALEEPRKKYHELMAEPEQIDAILCEGARKARALAAPLLAQVKSRIGRYK; this comes from the coding sequence ATGAGCAAGGAAATTGTATTAACCGGAATTAAGCCTACAGGCAAAGTCCATCTGGGGAATTACATCGGTGCCATCAAGCCTGCACTGCAACTCGCCGGGGCCGGTGATTGTACTTCACTTTATTTTATCGCTGACTATCATGGATTAACTTTCATTCAGGACAGAGAAGAGTTTAATCATCTGTCTTACAGCATTGCAGGCACATGGCTGGCATTGGGACTGGACCCGGACCGGGTGATTTTCTATAGACAGTCTGATGTGCCGGAGATCTTCGAGCTGAGCTGGATTCTGGCCTGCCTGACCTCCAAAGGTCTGATGAACCGTGCCCATGCGTACAAAGCCATTCATGAACAAAATATTCAATTAGGCGTGGATGCGGATACCGGAGTCAATATGGGCCTGTTCACTTATCCGGTTCTGATGGCAGCGGACATTCTGCTGTTTCAATCAGACAAGGTTCCTGTCGGTAAAGACCAGATTCAGCATGTGGAGATCGCCAGAGATATTGCCGAAGGCTTCAACCGCATTTATGGAGATACCTTCAAGCTGCCTGATTATATGGTAGATGAGAGTACAGCGGTCATCCCTGGCCTTGACGGGAGAAAAATGAGCAAAAGCTACAATAATACGATTCCGCTGTTCGAAACACCAGAGAACCTGAAGAAGCTGATCAGCAAAATCAAAACGGACTCTACGCCTCCCCAGGAGCCGAAAGACCCGGATACGTCTAATATTTTCTTGCTGTACAAAGAGTTTGCGGCTCCCGCTCAAGTACAGGATTTCAGGAACCAATATCTAAGCGGCATCAGCTGGGGCGAGGCCAAGCAGGAGCTGTTTCAGGTGATCAATGCTGCACTGGAGGAGCCCCGGAAGAAATACCATGAGTTAATGGCAGAGCCGGAACAGATCGACGCCATCCTGTGTGAAGGTGCCCGGAAGGCAAGAGCCCTAGCTGCACCTCTGCTTGCCCAGGTCAAATCCAGGATCGGACGCTATAAATAG
- a CDS encoding ABC transporter ATP-binding protein — protein MKKMLTGINITKHYGNGDDKRRVLDGVSIDIDKGEFVSVMGPSGSGKSTLMFALSGMERFDAGRVTFAGRDLETLAENELADLRRTGMGFVFQQPTLMKNLNILDNIILPSMRDNRRNAAGITEKARQLMQKVGIAELAKRDITQASGGQLQRAGICRALMSSPGIIFADEPTGALNQAAAQDIMNLLSGINEEGTAVMLVTHDATIAARTERIMFMCDGRIVSEMRLPKYSGKDIDGRMNKITVKMREIGI, from the coding sequence ATGAAGAAGATGCTTACCGGTATAAATATAACCAAACATTACGGAAACGGTGATGACAAGCGTAGGGTTCTGGACGGAGTGTCTATTGATATTGATAAAGGGGAATTCGTTTCGGTTATGGGACCTTCGGGCTCGGGCAAGTCGACGCTGATGTTTGCGCTGAGCGGGATGGAGCGTTTTGACGCCGGACGGGTTACCTTTGCCGGCAGGGATCTGGAGACACTTGCGGAGAATGAGCTTGCTGACCTGCGCAGAACGGGGATGGGCTTTGTGTTTCAGCAGCCGACATTGATGAAGAACTTGAACATCCTGGATAATATTATTCTTCCGTCCATGCGTGACAACAGGCGTAACGCTGCAGGGATTACAGAGAAAGCAAGACAGCTGATGCAGAAGGTGGGGATCGCGGAGCTGGCGAAGCGGGATATTACGCAGGCCTCGGGAGGGCAGCTTCAGCGTGCGGGGATATGCCGCGCATTGATGAGCAGCCCGGGCATTATTTTTGCTGATGAGCCGACCGGTGCGCTTAATCAGGCTGCAGCCCAGGACATTATGAACCTGCTGTCCGGGATCAATGAGGAAGGGACTGCGGTCATGCTGGTCACTCATGATGCAACCATTGCTGCGAGGACAGAGCGGATTATGTTCATGTGTGACGGCAGAATCGTCAGCGAAATGCGGCTGCCGAAATATAGCGGCAAGGATATAGACGGCCGGATGAACAAGATCACGGTGAAAATGCGGGAAATCGGGATTTAA
- a CDS encoding ABC transporter ATP-binding protein, producing MLTIKHFTKSYKGGKKAVDDLSLVVERGDIYGFIGHNGAGKTTTIRAVVGVLDFEEGDIEIDGISIKKDPVACKANIAYIPDNPDLYDHLTGIQYLNFIGDLFSVSKANRERLIKKYSDAFQITANLGDMISSYSHGMKQKLAIISALIHEPKLLVLDEPFVGLDPKAAHTLKTIMAELCSSGGAIFFSTHVLDTAEKICNKIAIIKAGQLIAHGSTEEVKGKNSLEEVFMELIDND from the coding sequence ATGCTGACGATCAAACATTTTACGAAGAGCTATAAAGGCGGGAAGAAGGCGGTAGATGACTTAAGCTTAGTGGTCGAGCGGGGCGATATCTATGGCTTCATCGGACATAACGGGGCGGGCAAAACAACAACCATCCGTGCTGTAGTGGGCGTACTTGATTTTGAAGAAGGAGACATAGAGATTGACGGAATCTCCATTAAAAAAGATCCGGTAGCCTGCAAAGCGAATATTGCCTATATTCCGGATAATCCCGATCTGTACGATCATCTTACCGGCATCCAGTACCTGAATTTCATCGGCGATCTCTTTAGTGTATCCAAGGCCAACCGTGAACGGCTCATTAAGAAATACAGCGATGCCTTTCAGATTACGGCCAATCTGGGCGATATGATCTCTTCGTATTCTCACGGCATGAAGCAGAAGCTTGCGATTATCTCAGCGCTTATACATGAGCCCAAGCTGTTGGTGCTGGACGAACCTTTTGTAGGACTGGATCCCAAAGCTGCGCATACGCTGAAAACCATCATGGCTGAGCTGTGCAGCAGCGGAGGGGCGATCTTCTTCTCGACGCATGTGCTGGATACGGCAGAGAAGATATGCAATAAGATCGCGATCATTAAGGCAGGCCAGCTCATTGCCCATGGCAGCACTGAAGAGGTGAAGGGCAAGAACAGCCTTGAGGAAGTATTCATGGAGTTGATCGACAATGATTAA